One Triticum dicoccoides isolate Atlit2015 ecotype Zavitan chromosome 4B, WEW_v2.0, whole genome shotgun sequence genomic window carries:
- the LOC119291569 gene encoding 3-dehydroquinate synthase homolog isoform X4, giving the protein MAVSCSSSSISGSAKALPCFHTSHLAPQRTARSRLQSIKMCSAPAAPGGSKKTVWVWTENRQVMTAAVERGWNTFLFGSKDVGKDWSSTARIHPLFIDGLQIFDEGNQKVATISEISSPSELQLIQPDNVEVQNTVIHFRGDWQVIPAENIVAAFQGCAGTVLAVSTNSTEAQVFLEALEQGLDGVVLKVEDMDDIIKLKDYFDRRNEAKSQLQLTKATVSKVEVVGMGDRVCVDLCSIMRPGEGLLVGSYARGMFLVHSECLETNYIASRPFRVNAGPVHAYVTVPGDKTSYLSELQSGREVIVVDQNGLWRTSIVGRVKIESRPLILVEAKENSGNGTYSIFLQNAETVALIGPDRGSGGRTAIPVTSLKVGDEVLVRKQGGARHTGIEIQEFIVEK; this is encoded by the exons ATGGCTGTCTCCTGCTCCTCTTCCTCCATCTcgggctccgccaaagccctacCTTGCTTCCATACCTCCCACCTGGCGCCCCAAAGAACAG CCCGCTCGCGCCTACAGTCTATCAAGATGTGCTCTGCTCCGGCTGCGCCAGGGGGGTCAAAGAAGACCGTCTGGGTATGGACAGAGAACCGGCAGGTGATGACGGCAGCCGTAGAGAGGGGTTGGAACACTTTCCTCTTTGGATCCAAAGATGTCGGCAAGGACTGGTCAT CAACTGCTCGTATCCATCCTCTCTTTATTGATGGCCTGCAGATTTTTGATGAGGGGAATCAAAAGGTTGCCACAATTTCTGAAATCTCTTCCCCGAGTGAGCTGCAACTCATACAACCAGACAATGTGGAAGTACAGAACACCGTTATTCACTTCCGAGGTGATTGGCAG GTTATACCAGCAGAAAATATAGTTGCTGCCTTCCAAGGATGCGCAGGAACTGTATTGGCTGTTTCGACAAACTCAACTGAGGCTCAAGTTTTTCTTGAG GCCTTGGAGCAAGGGCTTGATGGAGTTGTACTTAAAGTAGAGGACATGGATGATATTATTAAACTCAAG GATTATTTTGACAGAAGGAACGAGGCAAAGAGCCAGTTACAGTTGACAAAGGCTACTGTATCAAAGGTTGAAGTTGTTGGTATGGGCGATCGTGTTTGTGTGGATCTCTGTAGTATCATGCGACCCGGTGAAGGCCTTCTG GTCGGTTCCTATGCAAGAGGAATGTTCCTTGTTCACTCTGAATGCTTGGAGACAAACTACATTGCTAGCAGACCTTTCAGGGTCAATGCA GGGCCTGTGCATGCATATGTTACAGTCCCCGGCGACAAGACTAGCTACCTCTCAGAGCTGCAATCAGGCAGGGAAGTAATTGTTGTTGATCAAAATGGATTGTGGCGAACTTCAATTGTCGGCCGCGTGAAGATTGAATCAAGGCCTCTCATCCTTGTAGAAGCAAAG GAGAACTCTGGAAATGGCACATATAGCATTTTCCTTCAAAATGCAGAGACAGTTGCACTTATTGGTCCTGACAGAG GATCTGGTGGAAGGACTGCTATTCCTGTGACTTCACTGAAAGTTGGCGACGAAGTTTTggtgaggaagcagggcggcgcccGTCACACTGGAATAGAGATTCAGGAGTTTATTGTCGAGAAATGA
- the LOC119291568 gene encoding probable serine/threonine-protein kinase PBL3 has product MGNCMKSTARVDHSMNTSAAYPSKVTSKTSMSSATSASKTNSTRSTFTLPSIRDRSEPPRTEGEILSSSNLKAFLFNDLKNATKNFRPDSLLGEGGFGHVFKGWIDEHTLAPSKPGSGMVVAVKKLKPEGFQGHKEWLTEVNYLGQLHHANLVKLIGYCSDGDNRLLVYEFMPKGSLENHLFRRGADPLSWGIRLKVAIGAAKGLSFLHHAENQVIYRDFKASNILLDSEFNAKLSDFGLAKAGPTGDKTHVSTQVMGTHGYAAPEYIATGRLSAKADVYSFGVVLLELLTGRRALDKSKPGIEQNLVDWAKPHLRDKRRLYRVMDTKLGGQYPKKGAHAVANLALQCICNDAKMRPQISEVLEELEQLQDSKSNLMSPQVDIRRTSNTVPKSPMRGQPSPRRSLGAMAPPSPAFRTAQVH; this is encoded by the exons ATGGGGAACTGCATGAAGTCCACGGCCCGGGTGGATCACAGCATGAACACTAGTGCCGCCT ATCCATCGAAAGTGACCAGCAAAACAAGCATGTCATCTGCTACTTCTGCGAGCAAGACCAACTCAACTCGTTCAACGTTTACTCTGCCATCTATAAGAGATCGCAGTGAGCCTCCCCGGACAGAAGGTGAAATCTTGTCATCGTCGAACTTGAAGGCCTTCTTGTTCAATGATCTTAAAAATGCGACCAAGAATTTCCGCCCGGACAGTCTTCTTGGGGAAGGAGGGTTTGGGCATGTTTTCAAAGGTTGGATTGATGAACACACTCTTGCTCCTTCGAAACCGGGAAGCGGTATGGTTGTTGCTGTCAAGAAGCTTAAACCAGAAGGTTTCCAAGGGCACAAGGAATGGCTG ACGGAGGTTAACTACCTTGGCCAACTTCACCATGCCAATCTTGTTAAGCTCATTGGTTATTGCTCTGATGGTGATAACAGACTTCTGGTGTATGAGTTCATGCCCAAGGGAAGTTTGGAGAATCATCTGTTCAGAA GAGGTGCTGATCCTTTGTCATGGGGAATAAGGCTTAAGGTTGCTATCGGGGCTGCTAAGGGTTTGTCATTTTTACATCATGCTGAAAACCAAGTTATATATCGTGATTTCAAGGCATCAAACATTCTTCTTGACTCG GAATTCAACGCGAAGCTTTCAGATTTTGGATTAGCGAAAGCTGGTCCAACTGGGGATAAAACTCATGTTTCCACACAAGTGATGGGCACCCATGGATATGCTGCTCCAGAGTATATCGCAACAG GTCGCCTCTCTGCTAAGGCAGACGTCTACAGCTTCGGGGTGGTGTTGCTTGAGTTGCTGACCGGGAGACGAGCCCTGGACAAGTCAAAGCCAGGCATAGAGCAGAACCTAGTGGACTGGGCCAAACCGCACCTGCGTGACAAGCGCAGGCTGTACCGTGTCATGGACACGAAGCTGGGAGGCCAGTATCCTAAGAAAGGCGCACATGCCGTCGCGAACCTCGCCTTGCAATGCATCTGCAACGACGCCAAGATGCGGCCGCAGATCTCAGAGGTCTTAGAAGAGCTGGAGCAGCTCCAAGACTCTAAAAGCAATTTAATGTCGCCGCAGGTTGACATCCGGAGGACCTCCAATACCGTCCCAAAGTCGCCAATGAGGGGCCAACCCTCGCCGCGGCGCTCTCTTGGAGCGATGGCGCCGCCGTCACCGGCATTTAGGACCGCGCAAGTGCACTAG
- the LOC119291569 gene encoding 3-dehydroquinate synthase homolog isoform X1, which yields MAVSCSSSSISGSAKALPCFHTSHLAPQRTASARSRLQSIKMCSAPAAPGGSKKTVWVWTENRQVMTAAVERGWNTFLFGSKDVGKDWSSTARIHPLFIDGLQIFDEGNQKVATISEISSPSELQLIQPDNVEVQNTVIHFRGDWQVIPAENIVAAFQGCAGTVLAVSTNSTEAQVFLEALEQGLDGVVLKVEDMDDIIKLKDYFDRRNEAKSQLQLTKATVSKVEVVGMGDRVCVDLCSIMRPGEGLLVCVGSYARGMFLVHSECLETNYIASRPFRVNAGPVHAYVTVPGDKTSYLSELQSGREVIVVDQNGLWRTSIVGRVKIESRPLILVEAKENSGNGTYSIFLQNAETVALIGPDRGSGGRTAIPVTSLKVGDEVLVRKQGGARHTGIEIQEFIVEK from the exons ATGGCTGTCTCCTGCTCCTCTTCCTCCATCTcgggctccgccaaagccctacCTTGCTTCCATACCTCCCACCTGGCGCCCCAAAGAACAG CATCAGCCCGCTCGCGCCTACAGTCTATCAAGATGTGCTCTGCTCCGGCTGCGCCAGGGGGGTCAAAGAAGACCGTCTGGGTATGGACAGAGAACCGGCAGGTGATGACGGCAGCCGTAGAGAGGGGTTGGAACACTTTCCTCTTTGGATCCAAAGATGTCGGCAAGGACTGGTCAT CAACTGCTCGTATCCATCCTCTCTTTATTGATGGCCTGCAGATTTTTGATGAGGGGAATCAAAAGGTTGCCACAATTTCTGAAATCTCTTCCCCGAGTGAGCTGCAACTCATACAACCAGACAATGTGGAAGTACAGAACACCGTTATTCACTTCCGAGGTGATTGGCAG GTTATACCAGCAGAAAATATAGTTGCTGCCTTCCAAGGATGCGCAGGAACTGTATTGGCTGTTTCGACAAACTCAACTGAGGCTCAAGTTTTTCTTGAG GCCTTGGAGCAAGGGCTTGATGGAGTTGTACTTAAAGTAGAGGACATGGATGATATTATTAAACTCAAG GATTATTTTGACAGAAGGAACGAGGCAAAGAGCCAGTTACAGTTGACAAAGGCTACTGTATCAAAGGTTGAAGTTGTTGGTATGGGCGATCGTGTTTGTGTGGATCTCTGTAGTATCATGCGACCCGGTGAAGGCCTTCTGGTTTGT GTCGGTTCCTATGCAAGAGGAATGTTCCTTGTTCACTCTGAATGCTTGGAGACAAACTACATTGCTAGCAGACCTTTCAGGGTCAATGCA GGGCCTGTGCATGCATATGTTACAGTCCCCGGCGACAAGACTAGCTACCTCTCAGAGCTGCAATCAGGCAGGGAAGTAATTGTTGTTGATCAAAATGGATTGTGGCGAACTTCAATTGTCGGCCGCGTGAAGATTGAATCAAGGCCTCTCATCCTTGTAGAAGCAAAG GAGAACTCTGGAAATGGCACATATAGCATTTTCCTTCAAAATGCAGAGACAGTTGCACTTATTGGTCCTGACAGAG GATCTGGTGGAAGGACTGCTATTCCTGTGACTTCACTGAAAGTTGGCGACGAAGTTTTggtgaggaagcagggcggcgcccGTCACACTGGAATAGAGATTCAGGAGTTTATTGTCGAGAAATGA
- the LOC119291569 gene encoding 3-dehydroquinate synthase homolog isoform X2, which yields MAVSCSSSSISGSAKALPCFHTSHLAPQRTASARSRLQSIKMCSAPAAPGGSKKTVWVWTENRQVMTAAVERGWNTFLFGSKDVGKDWSSTARIHPLFIDGLQIFDEGNQKVATISEISSPSELQLIQPDNVEVQNTVIHFRGDWQVIPAENIVAAFQGCAGTVLAVSTNSTEAQVFLEALEQGLDGVVLKVEDMDDIIKLKDYFDRRNEAKSQLQLTKATVSKVEVVGMGDRVCVDLCSIMRPGEGLLVGSYARGMFLVHSECLETNYIASRPFRVNAGPVHAYVTVPGDKTSYLSELQSGREVIVVDQNGLWRTSIVGRVKIESRPLILVEAKENSGNGTYSIFLQNAETVALIGPDRGSGGRTAIPVTSLKVGDEVLVRKQGGARHTGIEIQEFIVEK from the exons ATGGCTGTCTCCTGCTCCTCTTCCTCCATCTcgggctccgccaaagccctacCTTGCTTCCATACCTCCCACCTGGCGCCCCAAAGAACAG CATCAGCCCGCTCGCGCCTACAGTCTATCAAGATGTGCTCTGCTCCGGCTGCGCCAGGGGGGTCAAAGAAGACCGTCTGGGTATGGACAGAGAACCGGCAGGTGATGACGGCAGCCGTAGAGAGGGGTTGGAACACTTTCCTCTTTGGATCCAAAGATGTCGGCAAGGACTGGTCAT CAACTGCTCGTATCCATCCTCTCTTTATTGATGGCCTGCAGATTTTTGATGAGGGGAATCAAAAGGTTGCCACAATTTCTGAAATCTCTTCCCCGAGTGAGCTGCAACTCATACAACCAGACAATGTGGAAGTACAGAACACCGTTATTCACTTCCGAGGTGATTGGCAG GTTATACCAGCAGAAAATATAGTTGCTGCCTTCCAAGGATGCGCAGGAACTGTATTGGCTGTTTCGACAAACTCAACTGAGGCTCAAGTTTTTCTTGAG GCCTTGGAGCAAGGGCTTGATGGAGTTGTACTTAAAGTAGAGGACATGGATGATATTATTAAACTCAAG GATTATTTTGACAGAAGGAACGAGGCAAAGAGCCAGTTACAGTTGACAAAGGCTACTGTATCAAAGGTTGAAGTTGTTGGTATGGGCGATCGTGTTTGTGTGGATCTCTGTAGTATCATGCGACCCGGTGAAGGCCTTCTG GTCGGTTCCTATGCAAGAGGAATGTTCCTTGTTCACTCTGAATGCTTGGAGACAAACTACATTGCTAGCAGACCTTTCAGGGTCAATGCA GGGCCTGTGCATGCATATGTTACAGTCCCCGGCGACAAGACTAGCTACCTCTCAGAGCTGCAATCAGGCAGGGAAGTAATTGTTGTTGATCAAAATGGATTGTGGCGAACTTCAATTGTCGGCCGCGTGAAGATTGAATCAAGGCCTCTCATCCTTGTAGAAGCAAAG GAGAACTCTGGAAATGGCACATATAGCATTTTCCTTCAAAATGCAGAGACAGTTGCACTTATTGGTCCTGACAGAG GATCTGGTGGAAGGACTGCTATTCCTGTGACTTCACTGAAAGTTGGCGACGAAGTTTTggtgaggaagcagggcggcgcccGTCACACTGGAATAGAGATTCAGGAGTTTATTGTCGAGAAATGA
- the LOC119291569 gene encoding 3-dehydroquinate synthase homolog isoform X3: MAVSCSSSSISGSAKALPCFHTSHLAPQRTARSRLQSIKMCSAPAAPGGSKKTVWVWTENRQVMTAAVERGWNTFLFGSKDVGKDWSSTARIHPLFIDGLQIFDEGNQKVATISEISSPSELQLIQPDNVEVQNTVIHFRGDWQVIPAENIVAAFQGCAGTVLAVSTNSTEAQVFLEALEQGLDGVVLKVEDMDDIIKLKDYFDRRNEAKSQLQLTKATVSKVEVVGMGDRVCVDLCSIMRPGEGLLVCVGSYARGMFLVHSECLETNYIASRPFRVNAGPVHAYVTVPGDKTSYLSELQSGREVIVVDQNGLWRTSIVGRVKIESRPLILVEAKENSGNGTYSIFLQNAETVALIGPDRGSGGRTAIPVTSLKVGDEVLVRKQGGARHTGIEIQEFIVEK, encoded by the exons ATGGCTGTCTCCTGCTCCTCTTCCTCCATCTcgggctccgccaaagccctacCTTGCTTCCATACCTCCCACCTGGCGCCCCAAAGAACAG CCCGCTCGCGCCTACAGTCTATCAAGATGTGCTCTGCTCCGGCTGCGCCAGGGGGGTCAAAGAAGACCGTCTGGGTATGGACAGAGAACCGGCAGGTGATGACGGCAGCCGTAGAGAGGGGTTGGAACACTTTCCTCTTTGGATCCAAAGATGTCGGCAAGGACTGGTCAT CAACTGCTCGTATCCATCCTCTCTTTATTGATGGCCTGCAGATTTTTGATGAGGGGAATCAAAAGGTTGCCACAATTTCTGAAATCTCTTCCCCGAGTGAGCTGCAACTCATACAACCAGACAATGTGGAAGTACAGAACACCGTTATTCACTTCCGAGGTGATTGGCAG GTTATACCAGCAGAAAATATAGTTGCTGCCTTCCAAGGATGCGCAGGAACTGTATTGGCTGTTTCGACAAACTCAACTGAGGCTCAAGTTTTTCTTGAG GCCTTGGAGCAAGGGCTTGATGGAGTTGTACTTAAAGTAGAGGACATGGATGATATTATTAAACTCAAG GATTATTTTGACAGAAGGAACGAGGCAAAGAGCCAGTTACAGTTGACAAAGGCTACTGTATCAAAGGTTGAAGTTGTTGGTATGGGCGATCGTGTTTGTGTGGATCTCTGTAGTATCATGCGACCCGGTGAAGGCCTTCTGGTTTGT GTCGGTTCCTATGCAAGAGGAATGTTCCTTGTTCACTCTGAATGCTTGGAGACAAACTACATTGCTAGCAGACCTTTCAGGGTCAATGCA GGGCCTGTGCATGCATATGTTACAGTCCCCGGCGACAAGACTAGCTACCTCTCAGAGCTGCAATCAGGCAGGGAAGTAATTGTTGTTGATCAAAATGGATTGTGGCGAACTTCAATTGTCGGCCGCGTGAAGATTGAATCAAGGCCTCTCATCCTTGTAGAAGCAAAG GAGAACTCTGGAAATGGCACATATAGCATTTTCCTTCAAAATGCAGAGACAGTTGCACTTATTGGTCCTGACAGAG GATCTGGTGGAAGGACTGCTATTCCTGTGACTTCACTGAAAGTTGGCGACGAAGTTTTggtgaggaagcagggcggcgcccGTCACACTGGAATAGAGATTCAGGAGTTTATTGTCGAGAAATGA